The genomic window TGCTGCAGCAGGCGGGCGTATCACCACGCGCTGCCCAGGACGTGCTGCGGCACGCGACGTTGCGGCAGACGCTCGAGCACTACACCGACGGCAGTGCCTTCGACACCGTCGCCGCGGTGGACTCGCTCCCGGCCCTCGATCGGGCCGCCGAAGCGGATGATGTCCGTTTTGATGTCCACTCCTCCGAAAAGCGGCCTGCACGGGCCGCGAACGCATGAAAGAACGGGGTTCGACTCCCCGTGGCTCCACTACAAACGCCTAGCCGGCACTTGCCCGCATATTCGCGCACCAGAAGGGCATAACCCCGCCACGGCAAGGGTTTTCGCATCGGTGGGCCGGTCGCATAGTCGGCAACGCCGCGGCGTTAGTCGTCTACATCGCCATCGACGCCTTCGTGCAAAAGGCTGCCGGACAGTTCAGCTCGAATCTCTTCGATGTCTTCCTCTTCAACCGCGACGACTTCACCGTTTCGGGCGTCAACTTCCACTTCGTAGGCTTGGTCGCCGGACTGAACAAACACATCCCACTGCGTGTCTGGCTCATCGAAGCGGACTCCAAGAACATCAACACCCACGCGCTGTAGGGCGGCCTTGATCGCATCTTCCTCGCTGATCAACGTGGTGTTGTTCGACATGCATCCTGCGAGACCCAAAGCTATCAGAGCGACGGTTGTCTGCGTAATGTTCTTCATTGTATGTGACGCTACTGCGCCGCCGGTTCGTGGGGCAAGCCGCGATCACTGACCAACTGCTCGATTAACGCGCTGGCTTGCCCACCTGTAGACGAATCGGGATTTGACGTGAAGATCGCCGACGCCGGTCAATGGCCGA from Planctomycetota bacterium includes these protein-coding regions:
- a CDS encoding PepSY domain-containing protein gives rise to the protein MSNNTTLISEEDAIKAALQRVGVDVLGVRFDEPDTQWDVFVQSGDQAYEVEVDARNGEVVAVEEEDIEEIRAELSGSLLHEGVDGDVDD